In one window of Panthera uncia isolate 11264 chromosome F2, Puncia_PCG_1.0, whole genome shotgun sequence DNA:
- the SPATC1 gene encoding speriolin isoform X1 — protein sequence MVEGEGESHEKLTSPHCEQQSGDGTPPPTSAPRPSAGCWGATARPRHRKVSPTAPAAKCTEPGPTGPALPLANPGALLPPGRGPRPWAVSRCRAPTRAAPIPLPRGMSLLANYEGLRHQIERLVRENEELKKLVRLIRENHELKSAIKTQAGGLGISGFSTGFGQMAATPQHQGNCVFLPPSPAAAHEPVLEEVGVVDLAPLADMLNSPQPGPTAGPIVSPLTGPLSTLLPGPGPMSQSGLFSSILTGPLTPSSPLARPLAVAPGGTLGSSMGTVSTGPLTPSSTLAGLMAVSPRGTLGSSMGLPSTGPPTPSSPLAGPLAVAPGGILGSSMGTASTGPLTPSSPLMAPTTGTVAISLSSPLLTSTAAPLGVSQNLVANPVSNLVLPGAQRVRLTEPFRGCPSGPHPSAGAGPAGTTKVPMSAEHPQPTQDLEPLGVTFVGVPLHTSTPMETKGAAGPGTAFSFSTSDARAQPGAPQGQAVPAPAPVTPTAAPQATTDYASPGTTHVAQCPPPAPRGAPPPPTQPSSTPHSPPRNPHSPPRTSSSPASVNDPRGPRGTETSRKSMVELERKLAHRKISKFPDSPRESRQLAWERLVGEIAFQLDRRILSSIFPERVRLYGFTVSNIPEKIIQASLNPSDHKLDEELCQTLTQRYVSIMNRLQSLGYDGRVHPALTEQLVNAYGILRERPELAASEGGSYTVDFLQRVLVETVHPSMLTDALLLLSCLNQLAHDDGKPMFIW from the exons ATGGTAGAAGGCGAGGGGGAAAGCCATGAGAAGCTCACTTCCCCACACTGTGAACAGCAGAGCGGTGacggcacccctccccccaccag TGCACCTAGGCcctctgctgggtgctggggagctACAGCACGCCCACGTCACCGTAAAGTGAGCCCAACAGCACCAGCAGCCAAGTGCACAGAGCCAG GGCCCACTGGGCCAGCCTTGCCTCTGGCAAACCCTGGTGCCCTCCTCCCGCCCGGGCGAGGCCCGCGGCCCTGGGCAGTCTCCAGGTGCAGAGCCCCGACTCGGGCTGCACCCATCCCGTTGCCCCGGGGCATGTCTCTACTCGCCAATTATGAGGGGCTCCGGCATCAGATCGAGAGGCTGGTGAGGGAGAATGAGGAGCTAAAGAAGCTGGTGCGGCTCATTCGGGAGAATCACGAGCTCAAGTCGGCGATCAAGACGCAGGCGGGCGGCCTGGGCATCAGCGGCTTCAGCACCGGGTTCGGCCAGATGGCGGCCACTCCTCAACACCAGGGAAACT GTGTCTTCCTGCCCCCGTCCCCGGCAGCAGCACACGAGCCTGTCCTGGAAGAAGTGGGCGTTGTGGATCTGGCACCCCTGGCCGACATGCTAAACAGCCCGCAGCCCGGCCCCACGGCAGGCCCCATCGTGAGCCCCCTGACGGGCCCCCTCAGCACCTTGCTGCCCGGTCCAGGGCCCATGTCACAGAGCGGCCTGTTCTCCAGCATCCTGACCGGCCCCCTGACTCCGAGCAGCCCCCTGGCCAGGCCCCTGGCAGTGGCCCCAGGAGGCACACTGGGCAGCTCCATGGGCACGGTCTCCACCGGCCCTCTGACTCCGAGCAGCACCCTGGCCGGCCTCATGGCAGTGTCCCCAAGAGGCACACTGGGAAGCTCCATGGGCCTGCCCTCCACCGGCCCCCCGACTCCGAGCAGCCCCCTGGCCGGGCCCCTGGCAGTGGCCCCAGGAGGCATACTGGGCAGCTCCATGGGCACGGCCTCCACCGGCCCCCTGACCCCAAGCAGCCCCCTGATGGCACCGACGACAGGCACAGTGGCCATCTCTCTGAGCAGCCCTCTGCTCACCTCCACAGCGGCCCCTCTAGGTGTTTCTCAGAACCTTGTGGCCAACCCCGTGAGCAATCTGGTGCTGCCGGGGGCCCAGAGGGTGCGGCTGACAGAGCCGTTCCGAGGATGCCCATCTGGACCCCATCCCTCCGCTGGAGCAGGGCCTGCCGGCACCACCAAAG TCCCAATGTCCGCTGAGCACCCACAGCCGACCCAGGACCTGGAGCCTCTCGGCGTGACATTTGTGGGCGTGCCCTTGCACACCTCTACCCCCATGGAGACCAAGGGCGCAGCTGGCCCCGGGACGGCCTTCTCCTTCAGCACCTCGGACGCCCGGGCCCAGCCCGGTGCCCCCCAGGGACAAGCagttcctgcccctgcccctgtcaCCCCTACTGCCGCCCCCCAAGCTACCACCGACTACGCCTCCCCCGGCACCACCCACGTTGcccagtgccccccccccgcccccaggggggccccccccccccccacccagccctcatccaccccccactcccctcctcgAAATCCCCATTCCCCACCTCGAACCTCGTCCTCCCCGGCGTCAGTCAACGACCCCCGGGGTCCACGCGGCACAGAAACATCTCGGAAAAGCATGGTGGAGTTGGAACGGAAGCTGGCCCACCGGAAGATCAGCAAGTTTCCGGACAGCCCCCGAG AGTCGAGGCAGCTGGCCTGGGAGCGGCTGGTGGGGGAGATCGCCTTCCAGCTGGACCGCAGGATCCTGTCCAGTATCTTCCCCGAGCGCGTGCGCCTGTACGGCTTCACCGTCTCCAACATCCCAGAGAAGATCATCCAG GCCTCCCTGAACCCCAGCGACCACAAGCTGGATGAAGAGCTGTGCCAGACACTCACGCAGCGCTACGTAAGCATCATGAACAGGCTGCAGAGCCTGGGCTACGACGGGCGGGTGCACCCGGCGCTCACCGAGCAGCTGGTGAACGCCTACGGGATCCTGCGTGAGAGGCCAGAGCTGGCCGCGTCCGAGGGCGGCTCCTACACCGTGGACTTCCTGCAGCGCGTGCTGGTGGAGACCGTGCACCCCAGCATGCTCACCGATGCCCTGCTGCTGCTCTCCTGCCTCAACCAGCTGGCGCATGACGATGGCAAGCCTATGTTCATCTGGTGA
- the SPATC1 gene encoding speriolin isoform X2, whose product MSLLANYEGLRHQIERLVRENEELKKLVRLIRENHELKSAIKTQAGGLGISGFSTGFGQMAATPQHQGNCVFLPPSPAAAHEPVLEEVGVVDLAPLADMLNSPQPGPTAGPIVSPLTGPLSTLLPGPGPMSQSGLFSSILTGPLTPSSPLARPLAVAPGGTLGSSMGTVSTGPLTPSSTLAGLMAVSPRGTLGSSMGLPSTGPPTPSSPLAGPLAVAPGGILGSSMGTASTGPLTPSSPLMAPTTGTVAISLSSPLLTSTAAPLGVSQNLVANPVSNLVLPGAQRVRLTEPFRGCPSGPHPSAGAGPAGTTKVPMSAEHPQPTQDLEPLGVTFVGVPLHTSTPMETKGAAGPGTAFSFSTSDARAQPGAPQGQAVPAPAPVTPTAAPQATTDYASPGTTHVAQCPPPAPRGAPPPPTQPSSTPHSPPRNPHSPPRTSSSPASVNDPRGPRGTETSRKSMVELERKLAHRKISKFPDSPRESRQLAWERLVGEIAFQLDRRILSSIFPERVRLYGFTVSNIPEKIIQASLNPSDHKLDEELCQTLTQRYVSIMNRLQSLGYDGRVHPALTEQLVNAYGILRERPELAASEGGSYTVDFLQRVLVETVHPSMLTDALLLLSCLNQLAHDDGKPMFIW is encoded by the exons ATGTCTCTACTCGCCAATTATGAGGGGCTCCGGCATCAGATCGAGAGGCTGGTGAGGGAGAATGAGGAGCTAAAGAAGCTGGTGCGGCTCATTCGGGAGAATCACGAGCTCAAGTCGGCGATCAAGACGCAGGCGGGCGGCCTGGGCATCAGCGGCTTCAGCACCGGGTTCGGCCAGATGGCGGCCACTCCTCAACACCAGGGAAACT GTGTCTTCCTGCCCCCGTCCCCGGCAGCAGCACACGAGCCTGTCCTGGAAGAAGTGGGCGTTGTGGATCTGGCACCCCTGGCCGACATGCTAAACAGCCCGCAGCCCGGCCCCACGGCAGGCCCCATCGTGAGCCCCCTGACGGGCCCCCTCAGCACCTTGCTGCCCGGTCCAGGGCCCATGTCACAGAGCGGCCTGTTCTCCAGCATCCTGACCGGCCCCCTGACTCCGAGCAGCCCCCTGGCCAGGCCCCTGGCAGTGGCCCCAGGAGGCACACTGGGCAGCTCCATGGGCACGGTCTCCACCGGCCCTCTGACTCCGAGCAGCACCCTGGCCGGCCTCATGGCAGTGTCCCCAAGAGGCACACTGGGAAGCTCCATGGGCCTGCCCTCCACCGGCCCCCCGACTCCGAGCAGCCCCCTGGCCGGGCCCCTGGCAGTGGCCCCAGGAGGCATACTGGGCAGCTCCATGGGCACGGCCTCCACCGGCCCCCTGACCCCAAGCAGCCCCCTGATGGCACCGACGACAGGCACAGTGGCCATCTCTCTGAGCAGCCCTCTGCTCACCTCCACAGCGGCCCCTCTAGGTGTTTCTCAGAACCTTGTGGCCAACCCCGTGAGCAATCTGGTGCTGCCGGGGGCCCAGAGGGTGCGGCTGACAGAGCCGTTCCGAGGATGCCCATCTGGACCCCATCCCTCCGCTGGAGCAGGGCCTGCCGGCACCACCAAAG TCCCAATGTCCGCTGAGCACCCACAGCCGACCCAGGACCTGGAGCCTCTCGGCGTGACATTTGTGGGCGTGCCCTTGCACACCTCTACCCCCATGGAGACCAAGGGCGCAGCTGGCCCCGGGACGGCCTTCTCCTTCAGCACCTCGGACGCCCGGGCCCAGCCCGGTGCCCCCCAGGGACAAGCagttcctgcccctgcccctgtcaCCCCTACTGCCGCCCCCCAAGCTACCACCGACTACGCCTCCCCCGGCACCACCCACGTTGcccagtgccccccccccgcccccaggggggccccccccccccccacccagccctcatccaccccccactcccctcctcgAAATCCCCATTCCCCACCTCGAACCTCGTCCTCCCCGGCGTCAGTCAACGACCCCCGGGGTCCACGCGGCACAGAAACATCTCGGAAAAGCATGGTGGAGTTGGAACGGAAGCTGGCCCACCGGAAGATCAGCAAGTTTCCGGACAGCCCCCGAG AGTCGAGGCAGCTGGCCTGGGAGCGGCTGGTGGGGGAGATCGCCTTCCAGCTGGACCGCAGGATCCTGTCCAGTATCTTCCCCGAGCGCGTGCGCCTGTACGGCTTCACCGTCTCCAACATCCCAGAGAAGATCATCCAG GCCTCCCTGAACCCCAGCGACCACAAGCTGGATGAAGAGCTGTGCCAGACACTCACGCAGCGCTACGTAAGCATCATGAACAGGCTGCAGAGCCTGGGCTACGACGGGCGGGTGCACCCGGCGCTCACCGAGCAGCTGGTGAACGCCTACGGGATCCTGCGTGAGAGGCCAGAGCTGGCCGCGTCCGAGGGCGGCTCCTACACCGTGGACTTCCTGCAGCGCGTGCTGGTGGAGACCGTGCACCCCAGCATGCTCACCGATGCCCTGCTGCTGCTCTCCTGCCTCAACCAGCTGGCGCATGACGATGGCAAGCCTATGTTCATCTGGTGA